The sequence TGCAAGTCATAAATGAAATCTGTGTTAATCTTATTAAAAAAGCATTTTATACAGAAGAAGAAATTCAACAGCCAATTAAAAATTTAAACGATGTCTATGAGATATCTTCTTTGAAAATTGAAGATATTCTATTGGCTTCTCAAATAAGAACAAAATATTCCTTTTCATATTGGGATAGCCTTATTGTTTCCTCTGCTTTAAATAATAAATGTAATATTTTATATTCAGAGGATATGCACCATAATCTTATGGTAGAAGGCAAACTCAAAATAATCAATCCTTTCATTAATGATTATTAAAAGACTTGAGGAGCTAAAATGGAAAGTTTTGAACAGATTAAAAGGGATTTTGA is a genomic window of Persephonella sp. containing:
- a CDS encoding PIN domain-containing protein encodes the protein MIDKIFVDTNIWLYAFMEQDIEKSRIARKIINSNSKYILSVQVINEICVNLIKKAFYTEEEIQQPIKNLNDVYEISSLKIEDILLASQIRTKYSFSYWDSLIVSSALNNKCNILYSEDMHHNLMVEGKLKIINPFINDY